The Coccidioides posadasii str. Silveira chromosome 3, complete sequence genome contains a region encoding:
- a CDS encoding uncharacterized protein (antiSMASH:Cluster_3.6~EggNog:ENOG410Q0F9~COG:S~TransMembrane:4 (i9-26o58-78i131-152o200-219i)~BUSCO:15171at33183) — MSRLSSRSFIKLHALFQFALAAYLTWTPEVITDSGLVYYVQDELKISDIPPFSRPRSPFALCGILLLVFALVDLTLAIKLPALNRILTIAHCIRRDAAAARQLRTEGQLAEEPDPSVTDAAVKVATEFTSLYVHLCMLLTTLRFSIFFFVSLKVYFSPESVWAGKVGPAALDSISNPTAAAAAAPGGVKMTLVEELKSKIVLGYGVMEIMFSCWFFIALNDERRATEYKHRSLVSGIL; from the exons ATGAGCCGCCTGTCTTCCAGAAGCTTCATCAAGCTTCACGCTCTATTTCAGTTTGCCCTCGCAGCGTACCTGACTTGGACACCAGAAGTCATAACGGACTCGGGCCTAGTCTACTACGTTCAAGATGAGCTGAAAATC TCCGACATCCCACCCTTCAGCCGTCCCCGCTCCCCCTTTGCCTTATGCGgcatcctcctcctcgtcttCGCGCTCGTTGACCTCACCCTGGCCATCAAACTGCCTGCCCTGAACCGCATTCTCACAATTGCCCACTGCATCCGCCGCGACGCCGCCGCTGCACGCCAGCTGCGAACCGAGGGGCAACTCGCGGAGGAGCCGGACCCCAGCGTGACAGATGCGGCAGTCAAGGTCGCGACGGAATTCACATCACTATATGTCCATCTATGCATGCTACTAACCACCCTGCGCTTCtcgatcttcttctttgtcTCGTTGAAGGTTTACTTCTCGCCAGAGAGCGTGTGGGCGGGGAAGGTCGGGCCTGCTGCGCTCGACTCGATAAGTAACCCTACCGCCGCTGCCGCTGCCGCTCCTGGTGGTGTGAAGATGACGTTGGTGGAGGAATTGAAGAGTAAGATTGTGCTGGGATATGGGGTCATGGAGATAATGTTCTCTTGCTGG TTCTTCATCGCCCTCAATGACGAGCGCCGTGCGACAGAGTACAAGCATCGATCTCTCGTCTCTGGAATTTTATAA
- a CDS encoding uncharacterized protein (antiSMASH:Cluster_3.6~antiSMASH:Cluster_3.7), with protein MQQDSTTSAVGVLSPSIPISRSYTAEDQVTIPRSIGSSRRTKAIHQICSATSDIKAGATVTEMKMKIEVERHVSIGGLVVKSVVAIDGPRVRFPADAFHDTFLNFFW; from the coding sequence ATGCAACAGGACTCTACAACTTCTGCTGTCGGTGTACTTTCACCTTCCATCCCTATATCGAGATCTTACACTGCTGAGGACCAAGTTACTATCCCTCGTTCTATTGGCAGCAGTCGTAGGACCAAAGCCATCCACCAAATTTGCTCAGCAACGTCGGACATAAAAGCAGGGGCCACAGTGACagagatgaagatgaaaatcgAGGTCGAAAGGCATGTCAGCATTGGTGGTTTAGTGGTAAAATCCGTCGTTGCCATCGACGGGCCCCGGGTTCGATTCCCGGCCGATGCATTTCACGATACCTTTTTGAACTTTTTTTGGTGA
- a CDS encoding uncharacterized protein (antiSMASH:Cluster_3.6~antiSMASH:Cluster_3.7), translating into MRNPLVPKGHSAVETCLHCGIYALLGQGFHKYGNLSNCNRQHQWNPDIDNIDLARPSIIDAPEKAAKSSRILAARSFCARLAPTHLSVLSTLQMQKREGQVEMALTDRESNSSRSMRIPKGIMTLTMIRAEITSRKWPLHKSKQRQIRWFRHAVGRNCPGWYQKATTQKPHPTSTFNHAVKIKEYTPLGDDCGGETTYSIDFLSR; encoded by the exons ATGCGCAATCCGCTGGTGCCAAAGGGGCACTCAGCTGTTGAGACATGCCTACATTGCGGTATTTATGCTCTTCTAGGGCAAGGCTTTCATAAATAC GGTAACCTTAGCAATTGCAACAGACAACATCAATGGAATCC AGATATTGACAACATAGACCTCGCCCGTCCTTCCATCATTGACGCGCCAGAAAAGGCGGCAAAATCCTCCAGGATCCTAGCGGCGAGAAGCTTTTGTGCAAGGCTCGCTCCGACTCACTTATCGGTATTATCAACCTTGCAAATGCAAAAAAGAGAGGGTCAGGTGGAAATGGCTTTGACGGACCGGGAGTCCAATAGCTCCCGATCGATGAGGATCCCGAAGGGAATTATGACGCTGACTATGATCAGAGCG GAAATTACGTCTCGAAAATGGCCACTTCACAAGTCAAAACAAAGACAGATACGTTGGTTCCGTCATGCAGTAGGCCGAAATTGCCCGGGCTGGTATCAGAAGGCTACAACGCAGAAGCCCCATCCCACATCCACTTTCAATCACGCGGTTAAAATCAAGGAGTATACTCCCCTCGGTGATGACTGCGGTGGGGAAACCACATACTCTATTGATTTCCTCTCCAGATGA
- a CDS encoding uncharacterized protein (antiSMASH:Cluster_3.6~antiSMASH:Cluster_3.7~EggNog:ENOG410PVDJ~COG:O~MEROPS:MER0126985), which translates to MTVAPEAPALTPYESLTRSLQFADNSQHVWWQKVGLMMSKVLGSADGSWEEQLGYLQFFARIVLPQLGPYPRKFNSSITRSGLPVEFSINYQQNGKPPVVRVGFEPLGDLSGTAKDPFNKVPVTKLLPALSQLQISGFDLQLWDHVVKELTISENEQTSIEGTEIDGGYLRSQTAFGFDLIGGGGVSVKGYAFPALKCKVTGKSMAEMMADFVKNTEHLVDCSAAFSMVHAYLKDKGYDDRAFLSWDFVQPSKSRLKLYTASNNVTRDKLEEAWTLGGRLQGPTVSKGLEYLKLLFDLINLEEGERPVEVAFDDSKHSSKATPLVWNYEMRAGDPNPLTKLYFPIHGENDMQIITGVAQFFRMIGLTDLGHSYVDTVKSYFPDIDLSTTERFTSWVSFAYTEKTGVYLSVYYHSSTDNPWETEKPSGA; encoded by the exons ATGACTGTCGCTCCAGAGGCCCCGGCTCTGACCCCTTACGAGTCTCTGACTCGCAGCTTGCAGTTCGCCGACAATAGCCAGCATGTCTGGTGGCAAAAGGTCGGATTGATGATGTCCAAGGTCCTTGGGTCCGCGGATGGTAGCTGGGAAGAACAGCTCGGTTACCTCCAATTCTTCGCGCGGATCGTCCTTCCCCAGCTGGGCCCATATCCACGAAAATTCAACAGCTCCATCACACGGAGTGGTCTCCCTGTCGAGTTCAGTATCAATTACCAGCAAAATGGAAAACCGCCGGTGGTTCGTGTTGGTTTTGAACCTCTCGGCGACTTGTCGGGAACGGCAAAAGATCCTTTCAACAAAGTTCCCGTGACTAAACTCCTTCCCGCGCTCTCGCAGCTACAGATATCGGGCTTCGACCTCCAGCTTTGGGATCATGTTGTTAAAGAACTCACGATAAGCGAGAATGAGCAAACCTCCATTGAAGGAACAGAGATCGATGGCGGGTATCTCAGGAGCCAAACTGCATTCGGCTTCGATCTGATCGGTGGTGGAGGTGTCTCGGTCAAGGGATATGCGTTTCCGGCGTTAAAATGCAAAGTCACCGGGAAATCCATGGCCGAAATGATGGCCGACTTCGTCAAGAACACGGAGCATCTTGTTGACTGCTCAGCCGCGTTTTCGATGGTACACGCCTACCTGAAGGACAAGGGCTACGACGACAGAGCATTCTTGTCCTGGGACTTTGTGCAGCCATCGAAATCTCGCCTCAAGTTATATACTGCTTCCAACAACGTCACTCGGGACAAACTGGAGGAGGCTTGGACCCTCGGCGGGCGGCTTCAAGGTCCTACGGTGTCCAAAGGTCTCGAGTACTTGAAGCTACTTTTCGATCTCATCAACCTCGAGGAAGGAGAGCGCCCAGTTGAAGTAGCATTTGATGATAGTAAACATTCCTCCAAGGCAACGCCCTTGGTTTGGAACTATGAGATGAGAGCTGGTGACCCAAATCCCTTGACGAAGCTCTATTTCCCTATTCATGGGGAGAACGACATGCAGATCATCACTGGAGTGGCCCAGTTCTTCCGCATGATCGGTTTGACGGACCTGGGCCACTCCTATGTAGACACGGTCAAATCCTACTT TCCGGACATTGATCTAAGTACAACCGAGCGTTTTACTTCCTGGGTTTCTTTCGCATACACGGAAAAAACCGGTGTGTATCTGAGTGTTTACTATCATTCGTCGACGGACAACCCGTGGGAGACAGAAAAGCCAAGCGGAGCCTGA
- a CDS encoding uncharacterized protein (SECRETED:SignalP(1-15)~antiSMASH:Cluster_3.6~antiSMASH:Cluster_3.7~EggNog:ENOG410Q56P), protein MHISSLVLFSGVAAAATNLMAGSYTPEEVLQKLQNRQVRFCKQIRPPYTCERSCGEGYTECGAFPHCYNPGRGDSCCRNGKYCPSGYYCTDAGCCPSHRSLEECGATEILTGSPPTPTTTSRPGDDDDDDDDDDDDDDDYSTTSSSQFTLNLPTVTPIATATPSTTRDTFPSVPTNDDDDDDDDDDDDDFELTRLPDNPLPTPAGGSPNGAGKLEGGAMMGALGMLAMLL, encoded by the exons ATGCATATCTCTTCTTTAGTACTCTTCTCTGGCGTTGCTGCCGCAGCGACAAATCTCATGGCAGGATCTTATACCCCTGAAGAGGTATTACAGAAGCTGCAAAATAGACAGGTTCGATTTTGCAAGCAGATCAGGCCGCCATACACCTGCGAGAGATCTTGCGGTGAGGGCTACACCGAGTGTGGCGCCTTTCCTCATTGCTATAACCCGGGCCGAGGTGACTCTTGTTGCCGGAACGGAA AATATTGCCCTTCCGGGTATTACTGCACGGATGCTGGCTGTTGTCCATCACACCGGTCTCTAGAAGAATGCGGTGCCACCGAAATTCTCACAGGCAGCCCCCCAACACCTACTACTACTTCCCGGCCtggcgacgacgacgacgacgacgatgacgatgatgacgatgatgatgactaCTCTACCACGAGCAGCTCTCAATTCACCCTCAACCTTCCCACCGTCACTCCCATTGCCACGGCCACTCCCAGTACCACTCGAGATACCTTTCCATCTGTTCCGAccaacgacgacgacgacgatgatgatgatgacgacgatgatgatttcGAGCTCACCCGACTACCCGACAACCCTCTACCAACGCCAGCAGGAGGGTCACCAAACGGTGCTGGTAAGTTGGAGGGCGGTGCTATGATGGGTGCACTTGGAATGCTAGCGATGCTCTTGTAA
- a CDS encoding uncharacterized protein (antiSMASH:Cluster_3.6~antiSMASH:Cluster_3.7~EggNog:ENOG410PK7U~COG:O~TransMembrane:1 (o38-56i)~BUSCO:8001at33183) produces the protein MADSPLFWKDRHIKYFLRCLKTLLPHQYTPNDSNRMTLGFFIVAGLDLLGFLHASLSESERRAYANWVYHCQLSSGGFRGFTGTKFGDDDQRTAANEAWDPANLPATFFALVTLLILGDDLTRVRRKECLRWLRTMQREDGSFGEVLGANGQIEGGNDLRFCCCAAGIRYMLRGKDAEYLKDVDDIDILRLAAYVEKCQSYDGGFAQAPWLEAHAGLTYCALGTLSFLDGIPKEKTGDIIPDLNIAACTPGSAEFESLIEWLAFRQTNVIQEDNESDDEEDGETAGREELDLPASTTRRPSLAKGAAFSIDEQISSLPVLLAASHWPSEQQNCAGFNGRTNKIADTCYCFWVTGSLAILNRLNVINADTNRRYLLDKTQHLIGGFGKGVDEFPDVLHSYLGLASLGLLGEPGIDPIDPVLCASQRTRQHLESLSWWKGSTSV, from the exons atggCGGACTCGCCGCTGTTCTGGAAAGATCGCCATATCAAATATTTCCTTCGCTGTCTCAAAACcctgctgccccaccaaTATACCCCCAATGACTCCAACCGCATGACCCTGGGCTTCTTTATCGTCGCCGGGCTCGATCTCCTTGGCTTCTTGCACGCAAGTCTATCTGAATCTGAGCGACGGGCCTATGCCAATTGGGTCTATCACTGCCAGCTCTCCTCGGGGGGGTTTAGAGGGTTCACCGGCACCAAGTTTGGGGACGATGACCAGAGGACGGCTGCAAACGAGGCGTGGGATCCAGCTAATTTGCCGGCTACTTTCTTCGCGCTGGTCACCCTGCTAATCCTTGGTGATGACTTGACGCGTGTAAGGAGAAAAGAGTGCTTGCGTTGGCTACGCACAATGCAGCGCGAGGATGGGAGCTTTGGGGAGGTACTGGGCGCTAACGGGCAGATAGAAGGAGGCAACGATCTACGATTTTGCTGTTGTGCAGCTGGCATTCGATACATGCTCCGGGGAAAGGACGCTGAGTACCTGAAGGACGTCGACGATATTGATATCCTGAGGCTGGCTGCTTATGTCGAGAAATGTCAg TCGTATGACGGTGGATTTGCGCAAGCTCCTTGGTTGGAGGCCCACG CTGGGCTGACTTACTGCGCCCTTGGTACATTATCATTTCTTGACGGCATCCCGAAAGAAAAGACCGGTGATATCATACCAGATCTGAATATTGCAGCATGCACTCCAGGCTCCGCGGAGTTTGAATCCCTGATAGAGTGGCTCGCCTTTCGACAGACCAACGTAATACAGGAGGATAATGAATCCGACGACGAAGAGGATGGCGAAACCGCTGGTAGAGAGGAACTGGACCTCCCGGCATCAACCACCCGACGACCTTCGCTCGCGAAAGGCGCTGCATTCTCCATCGACGAGCAAATATCATCCTTACCCGTGCTCCTGGCGGCATCCCATTGGCCCAGTGAACAGCAAAATTGCGCAGGTTTCAACGGAAGAACCAACAAAATCGCCGACACCTGCTATTGTTTTTGGGTGACTGGCTCGTTGGCG ATTCTTAACCGCCTCAACGTCATCAATGCCGACACAAATCGAAGATATCTGTTGGATAAAACGCAGCATCTGATTGGCGGTTTTGGGAAAGGAGTTGACGAGTTTCCCG ATGTCCTACATTCTTATCTGGGGCTCGCAAGTCTAGGTTTGCTGGGTGAGCCAGGCATTGACCCGATCGACCCCGTTCTTTGTGCCAGTCAGCGAACGCGACAACACCTTGAATCTCTCTCATGGTGGAAAGGGTCAACGTCAGTTTGA
- a CDS encoding uncharacterized protein (antiSMASH:Cluster_3.6~antiSMASH:Cluster_3.7), which yields MEKPPSNLLQEDSFPDAARGLEGGAPFFNDLLRLGRDTLWEDPELRRRSVGIFRKEY from the coding sequence ATGGAAAAGCCACCCTCGAACCTTTTGCAGGAGGACAGCTTCCCGGACGCAGCGCGTGGGCTCGAAGGAGGCGCTCCATTCTTCAATGATCTGCTGCGGTTGGGACGTGACACCCTCTGGGAAGACCCCGAATTGCGCCGTAGGAGTGTCGGCATATTTCGCAAGGAGTATTGA
- a CDS encoding uncharacterized protein (antiSMASH:Cluster_3.6~antiSMASH:Cluster_3.7~SMCOG1087:hypothetical protein~EggNog:ENOG410PMET~COG:C,H): MAMHEDPVASSTGIKVIIVGFGIAGASAAIECHRKGHNVVVYERLPELTKVGGDGISLGSNGCSVLSKWDNGEFNETIKPLKFRTDNMNIFDYTGFDLGKHKFHGYNAGRGYTLNRGSLVFSMYDYAQKLGIKVFMGSTVTEYWETEDEAGIVVNGEKVAADCVICAEGIHSKGRAAITGQEMQCKETGFVSTRGYLEGKAAIQGPSLTRIVSGMEDGNCMYGWMGPRMHISMGIKIDGGELFWYACHEAASVPPKNNSEAIDHILECMSDWAMRDELESVVRNVSEGRFISQKLVVTTALKSWLSPRRRMIVIGDAAHAALPTSGQGGTQAIEDAAVLAIALELAGKQDIPLALSVTEKIRFKRAQLIQQGGLAVLKFGMNRSDFELFRKDPNLARPPHPAWIFDHDCQEYTYREFAAAAEAVRSGKDYVPTNIPADGEYRIAYDSK; encoded by the exons ATGGCTATGCATGAGGACCCTGTAGCCAGCTCAACCGGAATCAAGGTCATCATCGTTGGATTCGGTATAGCTGGCGCTAGTGCTGCAATTGAATGTCATAGAAAAGGGCATAATGTGGTTGTCTATGAAAGACTGCCGGAGCTCACTAAAGTTG GAGGGGATGGCATCAGTCTTGGCTCGAACGGGTGTTCTGTCCTATCTAAATGGGATAACGGTGAGTTCAATGAAACGATCAAGCCATTAAAGTTCCGAACGGACAATATGAATATATTTGATTATACCGGGTTTGATCTCGGGAAACATAAATTCCACGGGTACAATGCTGGGAGAGGATACACGCTTAACCGTGGCTCGCTCGTATTCTCCATGTACGACTACGCTCAGAAACTCGGAATCAAAGTGTTCATGGGCTCCACGGTCACAGAGTATTGGGAAACTGAAGACGAAGCGGGCATTGTCGTCAATGGGGAAAAGGTAGCAGCAGATTGTGTCATTTGCGCTGAGGGAATTCACAGCAAAGGCAGAGCCGCAATTACCGGCCAGGAGATGCAATGCAAGGAGACAGGTTTTGTGTCCACTCGAGGATATTTGGAGGGCAAAGCGGCTATCCAGGGTCCCTCACTGACTCGAATTGTCAGTGGCATGGAAGACGGCAATTGCATGTACGGATGGATGGGGCCTCGCATGCACATCAGCATGGGTATTAAGATCGACGGCGGCGAGCTCTTTTGGTACGCCTGCCACGAG GCTGCGAGTGTCCCTCCTAAAAATAACAGTGAGGCAATAGATCATATTCTCGAATGCATGAGTGATTGGGCTATGCGGGATGAGCTCGAGTCAGTCGTCCGGAATGTTTCGGAGGGGAGGTTCATCTCTCAAAAACTCGTCGTGACAACAGCCCTGAAATCTTGGCTCTCTCCTCGCCGAAGGATGATCGTTATTGGTGATGCAGCCCATGCAGCTCTTCCGACCAGTGGCCAAGGAGGCACACAAGCCATTGAAGATGCGGCTGTACTTGCAATTGCCCTAGAGTTAGCAGGGAAGCAAGACATTCCCCTTGCGCTGTCCGTAACAGAAAAGATCAG ATTCAAGCGCGCTCAACTGATTCAACAGGGGGGGCTGGCAGTGCTGAAATTTGGCATGAATCGAAGTGATTTTGAATTATTCCGAAAAGATCCAAATCTGGCGAGGCCTCCGCACCCCGCTTGGATCTTTGACCATGACTGCCAAGAATACACCTACAGGGAATTCGCGGCAGCGGCTGAGGCAGTCAGATCTGGGAAGGATTATGTTCCGACCAATATCCCTGCGGACGGGGAATACCGGATAGCATATGATAGCAAGTAA